In Raphanus sativus cultivar WK10039 chromosome 5, ASM80110v3, whole genome shotgun sequence, the following proteins share a genomic window:
- the LOC130495055 gene encoding bifunctional TENA-E protein: MEKPEKRGVIDTWLDKHHSLYTAATRHDFVISILDGSVDLSSFKTWLGQDYLFVREFAPFVANVLIRAGKESGETSDMEVVLGGLASLNDEIEWFKSEGSKWGVDFSTVVAQKANKEYRRFLEGLMSSEVEYGVVMTAFWAIEAVYQESFAHCLENGNKTPGELTGACNRWGNDGFRQYCSSVKNIAERCLENASGEALVEAEDVLVRVLEHEVAFWEMSRGGQ; encoded by the exons ATGGAGAAACCGGAGAAGAGAGGGGTGATCGACACGTGGCTTGATAAACACCATTCGTTATACACGGCGGCTACACGCCATGACTTCGTCATCTCCATCCTCGACGGATCCGTTGATCTCTCCTCCTTCAAAACTTGGCTG GGGCAAGACTACCTCTTCGTGAGGGAGTTCGCGCCGTTTGTAGCGAATGTTCTGATCAGAGCCGGCAAAGAATCCGGCGAGACTTCCGACATGGAAGTGGTTCTCGGTGGTTTAGCGTCGTTGAATGATGAGATCGAATGGTTTAAAAGCGAAGGGTCGAAGTGGGGCGTTGACTTCTCGACCGTTGTGGCTCAAAAGGCGAATAAAGAATATCGCAG GTTTCTTGAAGGTCTGATGAGTAGTGAAGTGGAGTATGGGGTGGTGATGACGGCTTTCTGGGCGATAGAAGCGGTGTATCAAGAGAGCTTTGCTCACTGTTTGGAGAATGGGAACAAAACTCCGGGGGAGCTTACCGGAGCTTGCAATCGGTGGGGCAACGACGGGTTTAGACAGTACTGTTCATCTGTGAAGAATATTGCTGAACGTTGTCTGGAGAATGCCTCAGGGGAAGCTTTGGTTGAAGCTGAAGATGTTCTGGTACGTGTTCTTGAACATGAAGTTGC CTTCTGGGAGATGAGCCGTGGTGGACAGTAG
- the LOC108860671 gene encoding LOW QUALITY PROTEIN: B3 domain-containing protein At3g17010 (The sequence of the model RefSeq protein was modified relative to this genomic sequence to represent the inferred CDS: substituted 1 base at 1 genomic stop codon) → MGWDRGFARVKEERKNLSFFKIFQSADLSSESMRAMPYNFMKNVSKKDFHYKMVIRAQWGSSWEVDISKNPSFYYMEKSGWNQFVSDNALGENEFVTFTHKGLMCFNVNIYGKNGKEIVTPRKPQTTTPFSGIKKEEGESSYRDVKKEDESTGGVELEEEKKKAAESKTSKKKSKSKKVEKEEEDQEKESQERCVPEFKITITNSYLKFLGNPKDVXGGVHIPDESKVYMIHNSEGKGSWEVHCLVRQTRTIFFKWMRVDSHAVSTLYRFGDRCTFHLVKPTEFVLTSKKARE, encoded by the exons ATGGGGTGGGACCGTGGTTTTGCTCGGGTtaaggaagaaagaaagaacttGAGCTTCTTCAAGATATTCCAGAGTGCAGATTTATCCTCCGAATCTATG aGAGCGATGCCTTACAACTTCATGAAGAATGTGTCTAAGAAAGACTTCCACTACAAGATGGTGATAAGAGCGCAGTGGGGAAGCTCGTGGGAAGTAGACATCTCCAAGAACCCTAGTTTCTACTACATGGAGAAGTCTGGATGGAACCAGTTTGTGAGCGACAATGCTTTGGGAGAAAACGAGTTTGTGACTTTCACTCACAAGGGTTTAATGTGCTTCAATGTCAACATCTATGGGAAGAACGGCAAGGAGATTGTCACACCTCGCAAACCCCAGACAACGACTCCATTTA GTGGGatcaagaaagaagaaggtgagagcagctacagagatgtgaagaaGGAAGATGAGTCCACGGGAGGAGTTGAGTTggaagaggaaaagaagaaggCTGCTGAATCCAAAACAtccaagaagaagagcaagagcAAGAAAGTGGAGAAAG aagaagaagatcaagagaAAGAAAGTCAAGAACGGTGTGTTCCAGAATTCAAAATCACCATAACGAACTCATACCTCAAGTTCCTTG GCAATCCCAAAGATGTTTGAGGAGGCGTACACATCCCAGATGAGTCTAAGGTGTACATGATACATAACTCGGAAGGGAAGGGTTCATGGGAGGTGCATTGCTTGGTGAGGCAGACTCGTACAATCTTCTTCAAGTGGATGAGAGTAGACTCGCACGCTGTGAGTACCCTTTATCGGTTTGGTGATAGGTGTACCTTCCACCTCGTCAAACCTACCGAGTTTGTCCTCACCTCTAAGAAGGCCAGAGAGTAG
- the LOC108859829 gene encoding GATA transcription factor 17-like: protein MSEGSVESKSKVDSAGELSDVDNENCSSGGGGGSSGDTKRICVDCGTLRTPLWRGGPAGPKSLCNACGIKSRKKRQAAALGIKPEEKKRKRRSNSSDSDLSFDEHRNAKKKIINKGDDDDLTSSSSNSEGVSKYLDLGFKVPVMKRSAVEKKRLWKKLGEEERAAVLLMALSCGYVYS, encoded by the exons ATGTCAGAGGGATCAGTAGAATCGAAATCGAAGGTAGACTCTGCAGGAGAGTTATCAGATGTTGACAACGAGAACTGCAGTAGCGGCGGCGGAGGTGGAAGCAGTGGTGATACGAAGAGAATTTGCGTTGATTGCGGAACACTCCGAACTCCTCTCTGGCGCGGTGGCCCTGCTGGTCCTAAG TCGTTGTGCAATGCTTGTGGGATCAAGAGCAGGAAGAAGAGGCAAGCAGCAGCTCTTGGaatcaaaccagaagagaagaagagaaagagaagaagcaaTAGCAGTGATAGTGATCTAAGCTTCGATGAACATCGAAACGCTAAGAAGAAGATCATCAACaaaggtgatgatgatgatctcaccagtagtagtagtaacagcgaaggagtgAGCAAGTATTTGGATTTAGGTTTCAAAGTTCCGGTGATGAAGCGATCGGCGGTTGAGAAGAAGAGGCTGTGGAAGAAACTCGGAGAGGAAGAAAGAGCCGCCGTGCTTCTCATGGCGCTCTCTTGTGGCTATGTTTATTCATAA
- the LOC130512655 gene encoding B3 domain-containing protein At3g17010-like, producing MVWNRGFGQVKEERKTLSFFKIFQSADLSSESMRAFPYDFMMNVSKEDFSNKMVIRAQWGGSWEVDISKNPRFYYMEKSGWNQFVTDNALGANEFVTFTHKGLMCFDVNIYRKNGKEILVPQKPHTTTPFSGIKKEEGERSYKDVKNEDESMGGGVELAAEAKTAKTKKNAVEIGESSRGAALRNKKAEKIKKKKAVPKFKITIKKSYLKILGIPKNFYEEYIKNGSMVYKIRHPEGEGSWEVLCLGRKTQTIFSSGWSQLAREYPLSIGDRCTFRLIKPTEFVLTSRKAKEEIIVID from the exons atggTGTGGAACCGTGGTTTTGGACAGGTTAAGGAAGAAAGAAAGACGTTGAGCTTCTTCAAGATATTCCAGAGTGCAGATTTATCCTCTGAATCCATG AGAGCGTTTCCTTACGACTTCATGATGAATGTCTCCAAGGAAGACTTCTCCAACAAGATGGTGATAAGAGCGCAGTGGGGAGGCTCATGGGAAGTAGACATCTCCAAGAACCCTAGGTTCTACTACATGGAGAAGTCCGGATGGAACCAGTTCGTGACCGACAATGCTTTGGGAGCAAACGAGTTTGTGACCTTCACTCACAAGGGACTAATGTGCTTCGATGTCAACATCTACAGGAAGAACGGCAAGGAGATTCTTGTACCTCAAAAACCCCACACAACGACTCCATTTA GTGGGatcaagaaagaagaaggtGAGAGGAGCTACAAAGATGTGAAGAACGAAGATGAGTCCATGGGAGGAGGAGTTGAGCTCGCTGCTGAGGCCAAAACAGCCAAGACGAAGAAGAACGCTGTGGAGATAGGTGAATCATCGAGAGGGGCTGCACTTAGAAACAAGAAAGCTGAgaagatcaagaagaagaaagctgttccaaaattcaaaatcacCATCAAGAAATCATACCTCAAGATATTG GGAATCCCAAAGAATTTTTATGAGGAGTACATCAAGAATGGGTCTATGGTGTACAAGATACGTCACCCCGAAGGAGAGGGTTCATGGGAGGTGCTTTGCTTGGGGAGGAAGACTCAAACAATCTTCTCAAGTGGATGGAGTCAACTGGCACGAGAGTACCCATTATCGATTGGTGATAGGTGTACCTTTCGTCTCATCAAACCTACCGAGTTCGTCCTCACCTCCAGGAAGGCCAAAGAGGAGATCATTGTGATCGATTGA
- the LOC108805246 gene encoding dihydrolipoyl dehydrogenase 1, chloroplastic, translated as MQSAITLPFSQTSLTRPNPVLGSTASAFSTPRSLRFCGLRREAFGSSPSSHLSLRSDRVRTPSIRRFQVSSAASSSNGAPPKSFDYDLIIIGAGVGGHGAALHAVEKGLKTAIIEGDVVGGTCVNRGCVPSKALLAVSGRMRELQNEHHMKSFGLQVSAAGYDRQGVADHANNLATKIRNNLTNSMKALGVDILTGFGSVLGPQKVKYGKDNIITAKNIIIATGSVPFVPKGIEVDGKTVITSDHALKLESVPDWIAIVGSGYIGLEFSDVYTALGSEVTFIEALDQLMPGFDPEISKLAQRVLINPRQIDYHTGVFASKITPAKDGKPVMIELIDAKTKEHKDTLEVDAALIATGRAPFTNGLGLENVNVVTQRGFIPVDERMRVIDGNGKLVPNLYCIGDANGKLMLAHAASAQGISVVEQVTGRDHVLNHLSIPAACFTHPEISMVGLTEPQAREKGEKEGFKVSVAKTSFKANTKALAENEGEGIAKMIYRPDNGEILGVHIFGLHAADLIHEASNAIALGTRIQDIKLAVHAHPTLSEVLDELFKAAKVEEDHATTRTGDAKIKKLNTNEDDPRRGRRDDEKQQPSVSKDLVVRSTSLSSFVEDIYARVLSLVSRVFV; from the exons ATGCAGTCAGCTATCACTCTCCCCTTCTCCCAGACGTCCCTTACCAGACCCAACCCCGTGCTCGGATCAACCGCTTCCGCCTTTTCTACGCCGAGGAGTCTCCGGTTCTGCGGACTCCGGCGTGAGGCGTTTGGCTCCTCGCCTTCGAGTCATTTATCTCTGCGCAGTGACCGAGTTCGCACCCCAAGCATCAGGAGATTCCAAGTCTCCTCCGCTGCTAGCTCAAGTAACGGCGCTCCCCCCAAGAGTTTCGATTACGATCTGATCATCATCGGAGCTGGTGTTGGCGGCCACGGAGCTGCCTTACACGCCGTTGAAAAG GGACTTAAAACAGCCATCATTGAAGGAGATGTTGTTGGAGGGACTTGCGTTAACAGAGGCTGTGTGCCTTCCAAAGCTCTTCTTGCTGTTAGTGGTCGGATGCGGGAGCTCCAGAACGAGCATCACATGAAGTCCTTTGGTCTTCAG GTTTCAGCTGCTGGGTATGATCGTCAGGGTGTGGCAGACCATGCTAATAACCTGGCTACCAAAATTCGAAACAATCTTACCAATTCAATGAAGGCACTCGGTGTTGACATTTTGACTGGATTCGGAAGTGTTCTG GGCCCACAAAAGGTTAAATACGGGAAGGACAATATTATCACTgccaaaaatataatcattgcCACTGGATCTGTGCCTTTTGTTCCCAAAGGAATTGAAGTTGATG GAAAGACTGTAATCACCAGTGACCATGCCTTGAAGTTGGAGTCTGTCCCAGATTGGATTGCTATTGTAGGAAGTGGTTACATTGGTCTTGAGTTCAGTGATGTTTACACAGCACTTGGAAGTGAG GTAACGTTTATCGAAGCACTGGATCAGCTAATGCCTGGATTTGATCCTGAGATCAGTAAGCTAGCTCAGAGGGTTTTGATAAATCCTAGACAGATTGACTATCATACTGGAGTCTTTGCTAGCAAA ATCACTCCTGCAAAGGATGGGAAACCAGTTATGATTGAGCTTATTGATGCCAAAACCAAAGAACATAAGGATACCTTGGAG GTAGATGCTGCTCTTATTGCTACTGGAAGAGCTCCATTCACCAACGGTCTTGGCTTGGAAAAT GTCAATGTTGTGACGCAAAGAGGTTTCATTCCGGTTGATGAGCGAATGCGTGTGATCGATGGAAATGGGAAACTG GTTCCGAACTTGTACTGCATCGGTGATGCCAATGGTAAACTCATGCTTGCACATGCAGCCAGTGCCCAAGGAATATCTG TGGTTGAGCAAGTCACAGGTAGAGATCATGTGCTTAATCATCTAAGCATCCCAGCTGCTTGCTTTACTCATCCTGAAATTAGCATGGTGGGATTAACAGAG CCACAAGCGAGAGAGAAAGGAGAGAAGGAAGGATTTAAAGTTAGTGTTGCCAAGACGAGTTTCAAGGCTAACACAAAGGCCCTAGCTGAAAACGAAGGAGAAGGAATAGCAAAG ATGATATACCGACCTGACAACGGTGAAATTCTAGGAGTTCATATCTTTGGGCTGCATGCTGCTGACCTTATCCATGAAGCATCCAATGCCATTGCTCTTGGAACACGCATTCAG GACATAAAATTGGCAGTTCATGCGCATCCAACATtgtctgaggttctcgacgaactGTTCAAAGCAGCCAAG GTTGAGGAGGATCACGCAACAACAAGGACA GGAGATGCGAAGATAAAGAAGCTAAACACGAACGAGGATGATCCAAGAAGAGGGAGAAGAGATGATGAGAAACAACAACCTTCGGTTAGTAAAGACTTGGTTGTTAGATCCACAAGCCTGTCTTCTTTCGTTGAGGATATTTATGCTCGAGTCTTGTCTTTGGTTTCACGTGTATTTGTTTAA
- the LOC108863477 gene encoding two-component response regulator ARR1, which translates to MMMNPLNGRGGGGLGSSSGKNQGGESVVEMFPSGLRVLVVDDDPTCLVILEKMLRTCLYEVTKCNRAEMALSLLRKNKHGFDIVISDVHMPDMDGFKLLEHVGLEMDLPVIMMSADDSKSVVLKGVTHGAVDYLIKPVRMEALKNIWQHVVRKRRIEWSMPTTTHSGSVEETTGERQQQQQREAVSADDDDNNSSSVNEGNNNNNNNWRSSSGSSSRKRKDEEGEEEQGDEEDASNLKKPRVVWSVELHQQFVAAVNQLGVEKAVPKKILELMNVPGLTRENVASHLQKYRIYLRRLGGVSQHHQGSLNNSFMTTGQDASFCSLPTLNGFDLQALGQLPAQSLAQLQASGLTRPAALVSKPGFPGGSTTIVDERSIFSFDNSKMNLLHGVPTGMEPRQLAGLQQEHRMTIQQQIAAVRAGHSLRMPQQQTFSRPQQSSSIRQPMLPNRVSEISGFSSGRSSSIPESSSRVLPTSYANLSTQQQSLAFSNFQQELPVNSFPLASAPGLLSLRKPHSSASEVNSSAAGFTTSSYDMLFSSRQNDWDLRSMLSSSHQDAFSNSEAYSSSRNNNNTSRNQQQPPQGMVSHHQVYGNGGGSSLKVKSETMAFHEQYSNQEDLMSALLKQEGIGPVDTEFDFDAYSIDDIPV; encoded by the exons atgatgatgaatccTCTTAacggaagaggaggaggaggactcGGATCGAGTTCGGGTAAGAATCAAGGCGGTGAGTCAGTGGTGGAGATGTTTCCCTCGGGTCTTAGAGTTCTTGTCGTTGACGATGACCCGACTTGTCTTGTGATCTTAGAGAAGATGCTCAGGACTTGTCTTTACGAAG TAACGAAATGCAACAGAGCAGAGATGGCATTGTCTCTGCTCCGAAAGAACAAACATGGATTCGATATTGTCATCAGCGATGTTCACATGCCTGACATGGACGGCTTCAAGCTCCTTGAACATGTCGGTCTTGAGATGGACTTGCCTGTTATCA TGATGTCTGCGGATGATTCAAAGAGTGTTGTCCTAAAAGGAGTCACGCACGGCGCGGTTGACTACCTAATCAAACCTGTACGTATGGAGGCGCTCAAGAACATATGGCAGCACGTGGTTCGGAAGAGGAGGATCGAGTGGAGCATGCCTACTACTACACATTCCGGAAGCGTTGAGGAGACAACCGGCGAgaggcagcagcagcagcagagaGAAGCTGTTTCCGCTGACGATGATGACAACAACTCTTCCTCTGTCAACGAAGGGaataataacaacaacaacaactggAGGAGCAGCAGCGGCAGCAGCTCGCGGAAGCGGAAAGACGAGGAAGGTGAAGAAGAGCAAGGTGACGAGGAAGACGCTTCCAATCTCAAGAAGCCGCGTGTTGTCTGGTCCGTTGAGTTGCATCAACAGTTTGTTGCTGCTGTTAATCAGCTCGGCGTCGAAA AGGCGGTTCCTAAGAAGATATTGGAGCTGATGAATGTTCCTGGTCTTACCAGGGAGAACGTAGCCAGCCACCTCCAG aaataCAGAATATATCTAAGACGGCTTGGAGGAGTGTCACAGCACCACCAAGGCAGTTTAAACAACTCGTTTATGACGACGGGTCAGGACGCGAGCTTCTGTTCTCTTCCGACTCTAAATGGGTTTGATCTTCAAGCGCTAGGTCAGCTTCCTGCACAGAGCCTTGCACAGCTTCAAGCATCTGGTCTAACCCGGCCTGCTGCGTTGGTCTCTAAGCCAGGGTTCCCTGGTGGTTCCACCACCATTGTGGACGAGAGAAGCATCTTCAGCTTCGACAACTCCAAAATGAACTTGCTCCACGGTGTCCCGACCGGTATGGAACCAAGACAGCTTGCTGGCTTACAACAAGAACATCGAATGACGATTCAACAACAGATTGCCGCTGTAAGAGCAGGACATAGCCTTCGGATGCCTCAGCAGCAAACATTCTCACGACCACAACAATCATCATCCATCAGGCAGCCGATGTTACCAAACCGTGTCTCTGAGATAAGTGGTTTCTCTTCGGGAAGGAGCAGCAGTATCCCTGAGAGCAGCAGCAGAGTGTTACCCACAAGCTATGCCAACCTCTCAACTCAACAACAGTCGCTGGCCTTCAGCAACTTCCAACAAGAACTCCCCGTGAACAGCTTCCCGCTAGCGAGTGCACCAGGCTTATTATCTCTTCGGAAACCACATTCTTCTGCTTCCGAGGTTAACAGCTCGGCAGCAGGTTTCACCACATCTAGCTACGACATGTTGTTCTCAAGTAGACAGAACGATTGGGATCTGCGGAGTATGCTTTCTTCCTCTCATCAAGACGCGTTTTCCAATTCAGAAGCCTACTCTTCTtcaagaaacaacaacaacactagCCGGAACCAGCAGCAGCCACCGCAGGGCATGGTCTCGCATCACCAGGTTTATGGAAACGGAGGGGGAAGCTCCCTGAAGGTGAAGTCAGAGACGATGGCGTTCCACGAGCAGTATAGTAATCAAGAAGATCTTATGAGCGCACTTCTTAAGCAG GAAGGTATTGGACCGGTTGATACCGAGTTCGACTTTGATGCGTACTCGATTGATGACATCCCGGTTTGA